TCCTTGGCGTCCTGGGTCAAGGCCATCGAGTACGCCACCCCGACCCGGTCCCGAGCGGCCGCGTCCGGGGTGGCCTCCAGGGTGACCTGGTGTTCCGTCGCGGGGACGGTCACGGTGGCGTGCACCGGTCCGGGTTTCGCGCCGCACGGCAGGCTCAGGTGGGTGCCGGACACGTCCAGGCCGACGGTGCCCTCCTGGCCCGCGCAGGCCGCGATGAGCTCGTACTCGCCCGGGACGCGATCGAGGGTGACCGCCCGGCCGGGTTCGGATCCGTTGATGGTGCCGCCGTACAGATCGCCGTCGTGCAGCCCGATCTGCTGGGCCGCGACCCGGGCGAGCGAGTCCCGCGCCTGCGGGGAGAGCGTGGCCGGCTGCTCGGCGGGTGGGGACGGCCGGAACGGCGACAGGAAGCCGAATCCGGCGCCGGCCGCGACGACCGCCACCGCGAGTCCGGCGCCGGCGATCGCCGTCCGCCGGATGCGACGGCGCCGGACCGTGCTCCGGGCCGCGGCCGTACCCGGCGGCGTGATCCGCGGCGTCGTCTCGGCCCGCAGATCGGCGAAGAGTCGTTCGAGTTGATCCGTCATCGCTCGCCTCCAGCAGGCTCGGTCAGGTTCAGCCGTGCGGCCATCGCCGCGCGGCCGCGGTGCAGCCAGGACTTCACCGTTCCCTCGGCGACCCCCTCCCGGTGGGCCACCTCGGCGATCGGCATGTCAGCGAGGTAGTGCAGGACCAGGGCGCGACGCTGTTTGTCGGGCAGTTCGGCCAGTGCGGCCAGCAGGGCGACCCGGTCCGGACCGGGACCGTCGGCGTGCATGTCGCCGGCCGGTTGCCGGCGCAGGAAGCCGAGCGCGGTCCGGGCCCGGCGCCAGCGGCTGACCGCCAGGTTCCAGGCCACGCGCCGGACCCAGGCGACCGGATCGTCGTATCGGGAAACGGTCCGCCACCGGCTCAAGGCCCGGCAGAAGGCTTCCTGTACGACGTCCTGTGCCTCCTGTCGGTCGCCGAAGTAGGCATACAACTGGACGGTGAGATCGGCGTAGTGGGCGGCGTACACCTCGTCGAACGACGGCGGGTCATGGTGCACGGCGCTCGGCGTCCCCGATCTGGTCTCGGCGATGGCTGTCACGGCGACTACACGTTCGCGCCCGGCGGCAGGTTGCGGACCGGCCCCGGATCATAGGATGGCCGCTATGACGCCCGAAGAGGTCGGAGATCGACTGGTAGCGCTGCTCGCGACGGAGGAGCCGACGCCGGGCGTCGTCACCGCGAGTGTCTCCGGCGGTGGCCCCGGCCACGCCCGCGCGGTCGTCGACGTGCCGGCCGCCCGCTGGTGGCACGCGGCCACTGTCGCGCGGGACCCCGGCGCGCTGGGCTGTGACTTCTTCGACTGGCTGTCCGCGGTGGACGAGCTGGAGGACGGGTTCGACGTGGTCGCCCACCTCTGGTCGACCCGGCGCCGGCACGGGGTGCTGCTGCGCACCCGGGTGCCGCGGCGCGACCCCGAGGTGGAGTCCCTGGTCGACCTCTATCCGGGCGCTGCCTGGCACGAGCGCGAGACGCACGAGATGTTCGGCATCGTCTTCGCCCGGCACCCCGGCCTGCGGCCGCTGCTGCTGCCCCCGGAGTTCGAGGGGCACCCGCTGCGCAAGGAGTTCGTGCTGGCCTCCCGGGTGGCCAAGCCGTGGCCGGGCGCCAAGGAGCCGGGGGAGTCCGACCACGGCACCGCCAAGCGTGCCCCGATGCGCCCGCCCGGCGTCCCCGACCCGAACGAGTGGGGCCCGCTGAAGGGCACGATCCCGGCCCCGGAGACGCCGGCGCGTCCGGCCCGCGGCGAGCGCCCGGTGCGGACCCCGGGTGAGCGCCCGGCACGCCCACCGCGTACCGAAGCATCCGCCGCGACCGAAAAGCCGGCCGTGACGGAAAAGCCGGCCGTGACGGAAAAGCCGGCTGTGACGGAAAACCCGGCCGCGACAGAAATGGCCGCCGAGAAGCCCGCCGAGCAACCGAAGACGACCGGGGAAGAGGCCAACTGATGCCGCTCTGGCTGGACCTCCTCATCCGGGTAGCCGGCGTCATGGTCGGCTTCCTGGTCCTCCCGCTGCTGGTCGGCCAGGCCGAGCACAAGGTGATGGCCCACATGCAGGGCCGCGTCGGCCCGATGTACGCCGGCGCCTTCCACGGCTGGGCCCAGCTGGTCGCCGACGGCGTCAAGTTCGTGCAGAAGGAGGACGTCCATCCGCACGGCGCCGACCGCCAGGTCTTCCGCCTCGCCCCGATCGTCGCCCTCTTCCCCTACCTGGTCGTCATCCTGACCATCCCGCTCGGCCCGCACGGCCTGGTCGCCCAGCGCCTGGACATCGGTCTGTTCCTGGTCCTGGCCATCCTCGGGATCGGCGTGGTCGCGGTGCTGATGTCCGCCTGGGCCTCGGCCAACAAGTACAGCCTGCTCGGCGGCCTGCGCGGCGCCGCCCAGCTGCTGGGTTACGAGCTTCCGCTGGTCCTGGCCGCGGCCAGCGTCGCGATGGCGGCCGGCACGCTCAGCCTGCCCGGCATCGTCGAGGCCTGGCGCCCGTGGTGGCTGGTCTGGCAGGCCCCGGCCGCTGTCGTCTTCTTCGTCGCCGGCCTGGCCGAGATCCGCCGCCCCCCGTTCGACATGCCGATCGCCGACTCCGAGCTGGTCTTCGGCTACATGACCGAGTACACCGGCCTGCGCTTCGCGTTCTTCCTGCTCGCCGAGTACGTGGGCATCATCGTCATCGCCGGCCTCACCACCGTCCTGTTCCTCGGCGGCTGGCACGGCCCGTTCAGCGATCAGCTGGGCTGGTTCTGGACGCTGCTGAAGATCTTCGCCCTGTCCTTCGTGATCATCTGGTTCCGGGTCACCTATCCCCGGCTGCGCGAGGACCAGCTGCAGCGCCTCTGCTGGCTGGTCCTGGTCCCGCTCGCGCTGGCCCAGCTGGTCCTCACCGTCGCGGTGAAGTCCCTCCTTTAGCCGAAGGTCGCCGGGGCGAGGTCGCGTGAGCGGGCCGGACCGGGCAGGATATGCCCTTGTGACTGATGACGGCGATCGCCCCACGCCCGGCAAGGGACTGATCAATGGTCTTGCCGTCACGCTCAAGACGCTGACCAAGAAGACCACCACCCAGCAGTACCCGGACGTCGAGCCGGAGCTGCCCCCGCGCTCCCGCGGCGTGATCGCGCTGCTGGAGGAGAACTGCACGGTCTGCATGCTCTGCGCCCGCGAGTGCCCGGACTGGTGCATCTACATCGACTCGCACAAGGAGGAGGTCGTCGTCCCCGGCGCCGCGCGCGCCCGCCAGCGCAACGTGCTGGACCGGTTCGACATCGACTTCTCCCTCTGCATGTACTGCGGGATCTGCATCGAGGTCTGCCCGTTCGACGCGTTGCACTGGACGCCCGAGTTCGAGTACGCGGAGACCGACGTGCTCTCCCTGCTGCACGACAAGAACCGGCTCGGCGAGTGGATGCGGACCGTGCCGCCACCCCCGGCCCACGACGTGCTGGGCGAGCCCTCCAAGGAGGAGGCGACAGCGGCGCGCAAGGCGGCGGGTCCGGGCGCGGCCACTGCCGCCAAGACCGCAAGACCCGCTTCGGTACGCCCGGAGCCTCGCCCGGAGTCCGGCAAGTGACGGTCGCCGATGTTCTCCTGCTCGCTCTGGGTGCCGTCGCGGTCGGCGCCGGCGCCCTGGTGGTGACCAGCACCCACCTGGTCCGCTCCGGCCTCCACCTGGTGGTCAGCCTCGGCGCGATCGCCGGCCTCTACCTGGTGCTCGGCGCCGAGCTGGTGGCCTGGGTGCAGGTCCTGGTCTACGTCGGCGCGGTGGTCGTGCTGCTGCTGTTCGCGGTGATGCTGACCCGGGCCCCGATCGGCCCGTCCGCCGACCTGGACCGCCCGGCCGGCCCGTCCGCCCTGATCGGCGGTGGGGTGGGGCTCGGCCTGGCCGCGCTCCTCGCCGACGCGTTCCGCTGGATCGAGTACCCGCGCCCGGAGCCGGGCACCGCCGAGGTGATCGGCGAGGAGGTCTTCGGGACCTGGGTGCTGCCCTTCGAGGTGCTGTCGATCCTGCTGCTCGCCGCGCTGGTCGGTGCGATAGTGCTGTCCCGGCCGGACATCGGAGCCCGTCCGGCTCCGCCGGCCGAGCCCGCGGAGACCGATGATGATCAGGCCGGCGACGAGCCCGAGGAGGTCCCGGCCTGATGCACGTGACGATTCCGTACGTGGTGGGCGCCGCCCTGTTCGGCCTGGGTGTCTACGGCGTGACCCGCCGCCGCAACGCGATCCTGGTGCTGATGGCGATCGAGCTGATGCTGAACGCGGTGAACCTGATCCTGGTGACGGCCGACGTGTCGCTGCGGTCCGCGCTGCGCGGCATCCCCGGCGAGGCCTGGTCGATGCCGAACTCGCAGGCCGGGTCCGGCGGGGTGTTCGCGCTCTTCGTGATCGTGCTGGCCGCCGCCGAGGTCGGCGTCGGCCTGGCGATCATCCTGCAGTACTACCGGCTGCGTAAGGCCGTCGCGATCGACGAGGTGCGGCTGGACGCCGAGGAACGGGTGGACGGGTGAGCGTCGACACCGCTGCTTCGCTGCTGCCGGTCGTGCCCCTGCTGGCCGGTCTGCTCGGCCTGCTCCTGCCGCCGGGCGACGGTCGCGGCCCGCGCCGGCGGATCGCCGCCGG
This window of the Actinoplanes oblitus genome carries:
- a CDS encoding RNA polymerase sigma factor, with the translated sequence MTAIAETRSGTPSAVHHDPPSFDEVYAAHYADLTVQLYAYFGDRQEAQDVVQEAFCRALSRWRTVSRYDDPVAWVRRVAWNLAVSRWRRARTALGFLRRQPAGDMHADGPGPDRVALLAALAELPDKQRRALVLHYLADMPIAEVAHREGVAEGTVKSWLHRGRAAMAARLNLTEPAGGER
- a CDS encoding NADH-quinone oxidoreductase subunit C — encoded protein: MTPEEVGDRLVALLATEEPTPGVVTASVSGGGPGHARAVVDVPAARWWHAATVARDPGALGCDFFDWLSAVDELEDGFDVVAHLWSTRRRHGVLLRTRVPRRDPEVESLVDLYPGAAWHERETHEMFGIVFARHPGLRPLLLPPEFEGHPLRKEFVLASRVAKPWPGAKEPGESDHGTAKRAPMRPPGVPDPNEWGPLKGTIPAPETPARPARGERPVRTPGERPARPPRTEASAATEKPAVTEKPAVTEKPAVTENPAATEMAAEKPAEQPKTTGEEAN
- a CDS encoding complex I subunit 1/NuoH family protein, yielding MPLWLDLLIRVAGVMVGFLVLPLLVGQAEHKVMAHMQGRVGPMYAGAFHGWAQLVADGVKFVQKEDVHPHGADRQVFRLAPIVALFPYLVVILTIPLGPHGLVAQRLDIGLFLVLAILGIGVVAVLMSAWASANKYSLLGGLRGAAQLLGYELPLVLAAASVAMAAGTLSLPGIVEAWRPWWLVWQAPAAVVFFVAGLAEIRRPPFDMPIADSELVFGYMTEYTGLRFAFFLLAEYVGIIVIAGLTTVLFLGGWHGPFSDQLGWFWTLLKIFALSFVIIWFRVTYPRLREDQLQRLCWLVLVPLALAQLVLTVAVKSLL
- a CDS encoding 4Fe-4S binding protein, which codes for MTDDGDRPTPGKGLINGLAVTLKTLTKKTTTQQYPDVEPELPPRSRGVIALLEENCTVCMLCARECPDWCIYIDSHKEEVVVPGAARARQRNVLDRFDIDFSLCMYCGICIEVCPFDALHWTPEFEYAETDVLSLLHDKNRLGEWMRTVPPPPAHDVLGEPSKEEATAARKAAGPGAATAAKTARPASVRPEPRPESGK
- a CDS encoding NADH-quinone oxidoreductase subunit J family protein, whose product is MTVADVLLLALGAVAVGAGALVVTSTHLVRSGLHLVVSLGAIAGLYLVLGAELVAWVQVLVYVGAVVVLLLFAVMLTRAPIGPSADLDRPAGPSALIGGGVGLGLAALLADAFRWIEYPRPEPGTAEVIGEEVFGTWVLPFEVLSILLLAALVGAIVLSRPDIGARPAPPAEPAETDDDQAGDEPEEVPA
- the nuoK gene encoding NADH-quinone oxidoreductase subunit NuoK, with protein sequence MHVTIPYVVGAALFGLGVYGVTRRRNAILVLMAIELMLNAVNLILVTADVSLRSALRGIPGEAWSMPNSQAGSGGVFALFVIVLAAAEVGVGLAIILQYYRLRKAVAIDEVRLDAEERVDG